One Bacteriovorax sp. PP10 DNA segment encodes these proteins:
- a CDS encoding ribonucleotide-diphosphate reductase subunit beta encodes MVKDAKSAILAPNDDRFVLFPIKYHQVWEMYKKHMAVFWTSEEIDLVPDLNDWENKLNNDERYFISHVLAFFAASDGIVNENLALRFYKDVQIPEARCFYGFQIAMENIHSETYSLLIDTYIKDAKEKDKLFHATENMACVAKKAKWALNWISSKKSFAHRLVAFAAIEGIFFSGSFCAIYWLKKRGLMAGLCTSNEFISRDEGLHCQFACLLHSMLDADEQLSVEDITAIITEAVEIEKEFILESLPVSLIGMNAESMSQYIEFVADHWLTQLGAPTFYNTKNPFEWMELISLEGKTNFFEKRVSEYQRPGILGEKQSHTFTIDAEF; translated from the coding sequence ATGGTAAAGGATGCCAAGTCAGCTATTTTAGCACCGAACGATGATCGCTTCGTGCTTTTTCCAATTAAATATCACCAGGTCTGGGAGATGTACAAAAAACACATGGCGGTTTTTTGGACTTCAGAAGAGATCGATTTAGTTCCAGATTTAAATGACTGGGAAAACAAACTTAACAATGACGAAAGATATTTCATCTCTCACGTTCTAGCGTTCTTCGCTGCAAGTGACGGGATCGTTAACGAGAATCTTGCACTTCGTTTTTACAAAGACGTGCAAATTCCGGAAGCAAGATGTTTTTACGGATTTCAGATTGCGATGGAAAACATCCACTCTGAAACGTACTCACTTCTAATTGATACATACATCAAAGACGCAAAAGAAAAAGATAAGCTATTCCACGCAACTGAAAACATGGCGTGTGTTGCAAAGAAAGCTAAGTGGGCCCTTAACTGGATCTCATCTAAGAAATCATTTGCTCACAGACTAGTAGCTTTCGCTGCGATCGAAGGGATTTTCTTCTCTGGATCTTTCTGTGCAATTTACTGGTTGAAGAAAAGAGGACTGATGGCCGGTCTTTGTACTTCAAATGAATTCATCTCTCGTGATGAAGGTCTTCATTGCCAGTTCGCATGTCTTCTTCACTCAATGTTAGATGCTGATGAGCAATTATCAGTTGAAGACATTACTGCGATCATTACTGAAGCAGTAGAAATTGAGAAAGAATTCATCCTTGAGTCTCTTCCAGTATCACTTATTGGAATGAACGCTGAATCAATGTCTCAGTACATTGAATTCGTTGCAGATCACTGGTTAACTCAATTAGGAGCACCAACGTTCTACAACACTAAAAACCCGTTTGAGTGGATGGAATTAATTTCGCTTGAAGGGAAGACAAACTTTTTTGAAAAACGAGTTTCTGAGTACCAAAGACCTGGAATTCTCGGAGAGAAACAATCACACACATTCACAATAGACGCGGAGTTTTAA
- a CDS encoding APC family permease, with the protein MLISRIKHVFIGNPLTLDKLEEERIPKWKALAVLSSDALSSVAYATEEVLIPLSLFAITAMAWSIPMAIGVAALLLIITLSYQQTISAYPHGGGAYTVAKENLGENAGLVAGAALLIDYILTVSVSVSAGLENIGSAFPFIAEHRVVIGVLIIFTIMMLNLRGLRESSNIFAYPTYFFIFSILLMVCVGAYKIFMGYAPVIHPVIHESYPEVPLFLLMRAFASGCSALTGIEAISNGVPIFRKPSQHNAKVTMLWMAFILGSFFLGITLLAHVYGIVPSHGGETVMSQLARQIFGHNVFYYATQVAVALILLLAANTSYADFPRLTSLIAKDRFLPRQMSSVGDRLVFSNGIIGLTCAAAFLLIAFKGSTHLLIPLYAVGVFLSFTLSQTGMIIHHIKYKEAHWKKALSINALGALTTLSVLIVIGITKFMSGAWMVIILIPSLVIFFKQIKSHYVAVGHQLARDSYHQDIDLKTTEHFTAIVPISGIHPGVVKAVRYALTVSDDVRVCYVDVDKEATAKMLKVWDKWSQGLPLEVLESPYRSVLSPLLAYIDKVHVESGKEMISVIVPEFITKSWYHQFLHNQMTFVLRATLRFKPGKVVTAIKYYL; encoded by the coding sequence ATGTTGATCTCTAGGATTAAGCACGTTTTTATTGGTAATCCACTTACATTAGATAAGTTGGAAGAAGAAAGAATTCCCAAATGGAAGGCCTTGGCCGTTTTATCTTCAGATGCTCTTTCATCAGTGGCCTATGCTACTGAAGAAGTTCTTATCCCTTTATCTCTTTTTGCAATCACGGCGATGGCATGGTCAATACCAATGGCCATTGGAGTTGCAGCTCTTCTTTTAATCATTACACTTTCATATCAGCAAACGATTAGTGCTTACCCTCACGGTGGTGGAGCTTATACTGTTGCCAAAGAAAACTTAGGTGAGAACGCGGGCCTTGTTGCAGGTGCTGCACTTTTAATTGATTACATTTTAACGGTGTCAGTTTCGGTTTCAGCAGGTTTAGAAAACATTGGATCAGCTTTTCCTTTTATTGCAGAACACCGGGTTGTCATTGGTGTTTTAATTATTTTTACTATAATGATGTTAAACCTTCGCGGTCTACGCGAGTCTTCTAACATCTTTGCTTACCCCACATACTTTTTTATTTTTTCAATTCTCTTAATGGTCTGTGTTGGTGCTTATAAAATCTTTATGGGTTATGCACCTGTGATTCATCCGGTAATCCATGAGTCTTATCCGGAAGTGCCGCTGTTTTTATTAATGCGCGCTTTTGCTTCAGGGTGCTCGGCCTTAACAGGTATCGAGGCCATCTCTAATGGTGTTCCTATTTTTAGAAAACCTTCTCAGCACAATGCTAAAGTTACGATGCTTTGGATGGCCTTTATTTTAGGAAGTTTCTTCTTAGGAATTACATTACTTGCTCACGTTTATGGAATCGTTCCATCTCACGGTGGTGAAACTGTCATGTCTCAACTGGCACGTCAGATTTTTGGACACAACGTTTTCTATTATGCCACTCAAGTTGCAGTAGCATTAATTTTATTACTGGCGGCCAACACAAGTTATGCAGACTTTCCACGCTTAACTTCTTTAATCGCCAAAGATCGTTTTTTACCAAGACAAATGTCGAGTGTAGGGGATCGCTTAGTTTTCTCAAACGGAATTATCGGCCTTACTTGTGCGGCCGCATTTTTATTGATTGCTTTTAAAGGATCAACCCACTTACTGATTCCTTTATATGCTGTTGGAGTATTTTTATCATTCACACTGTCTCAGACTGGAATGATTATTCACCATATAAAATATAAAGAAGCTCACTGGAAAAAAGCACTTTCAATCAATGCACTCGGAGCTCTTACAACACTTAGTGTTTTGATTGTAATTGGAATCACAAAATTTATGTCTGGTGCATGGATGGTTATTATCCTTATCCCATCATTAGTTATTTTCTTTAAACAGATTAAAAGCCATTATGTGGCCGTTGGTCACCAGTTAGCACGCGATAGCTACCATCAGGATATTGATCTTAAAACGACCGAGCATTTTACTGCCATCGTTCCGATCTCGGGGATTCATCCTGGCGTTGTGAAGGCCGTAAGATACGCTTTAACCGTGAGTGACGATGTACGCGTCTGTTATGTTGACGTTGATAAAGAAGCGACGGCAAAGATGTTAAAGGTGTGGGATAAGTGGTCTCAGGGATTACCGCTGGAAGTTTTAGAGTCGCCTTATAGATCGGTTTTAAGTCCGCTATTAGCTTATATTGATAAGGTTCATGTTGAGTCAGGTAAAGAAATGATTTCGGTTATTGTTCCGGAATTTATTACGAAGAGTTGGTATCACCAGTTCTTGCATAACCAGATGACTTTTGTTTTAAGAGCAACGTTAAGGTTTAAGCCTGGGAAAGTTGTGACCGCTATTAAGTATTATCTTTAA
- a CDS encoding GH3 family domain-containing protein produces the protein MKTIKRIISKIILKNKYQSLALSQSQFLQVQRENFEILKTELDGTDIYNDLGMDKIFTYEQFINEVSVRGYDEFKPYIDRLIDGEKNVLFNNNSLYFGLTSGTSGKDSKKIPYNKQMIATFKDSQQMLASVVNELVEGIDLVNSARLTYGSNPETYEHNGISYGYISGILSAQTPYALKNVTFPTNDILAIENWEQKLDKLSDQVIPIDIKVASGIPSYLISIFEYVLEKTGKKEIKEVWPNLETVIYGATLIDPYRDRLNTLVGKKLNYFGIYAATEAPLGISINNARDEKQIYAFHPKMLFTFTDADDLSRTIGVGDIEEGKSYFVNTSASNGFVNYTMKDIIRIKSVAPILTFEILGRMGSGINLAAEKTSDEHVLDSVLTLNKTLSVNVDHYFLCPSNRKGIPCYQWTIFSDELKTKNEKEVSDLLDAIMSEQNKDYSDCREDFILAEPIVKIVSPIHLKDYFNANKDRGQFKMKTVFSCPETFTEFIAQAFPALLGNV, from the coding sequence ATGAAAACAATCAAAAGAATTATTTCTAAAATTATTTTAAAAAATAAATACCAAAGTCTGGCACTATCGCAGTCTCAATTTTTACAAGTGCAACGTGAGAACTTTGAAATACTAAAAACAGAACTTGATGGAACAGATATCTATAATGACCTGGGAATGGATAAGATTTTTACCTATGAACAATTCATTAATGAAGTCAGCGTTCGTGGTTACGATGAATTCAAGCCTTATATTGATAGACTCATTGATGGTGAGAAGAACGTTCTGTTTAATAATAACTCGCTTTATTTTGGATTAACTTCCGGAACGAGTGGGAAAGACTCAAAGAAAATTCCTTATAACAAACAAATGATTGCGACTTTCAAAGACTCACAACAAATGCTTGCTTCAGTTGTGAATGAGTTGGTGGAAGGCATCGATCTGGTGAATTCTGCAAGATTAACTTACGGATCAAACCCAGAAACTTATGAACACAATGGAATTAGTTACGGTTATATTTCAGGAATTCTAAGTGCTCAGACTCCTTACGCCTTAAAGAATGTCACTTTCCCAACGAATGATATTCTTGCCATTGAAAACTGGGAGCAAAAACTTGATAAGTTAAGTGATCAGGTTATCCCAATAGATATTAAGGTGGCCTCAGGTATTCCTTCGTACTTAATTTCTATTTTCGAATACGTTTTAGAAAAGACTGGTAAAAAAGAAATTAAAGAAGTCTGGCCGAACCTTGAAACGGTTATTTATGGTGCGACTTTAATCGATCCATACAGAGACAGACTTAATACTTTAGTTGGAAAGAAATTAAACTATTTTGGAATTTATGCTGCGACAGAAGCTCCACTTGGAATTTCTATTAATAATGCCCGCGATGAAAAACAAATTTATGCTTTTCACCCGAAGATGCTTTTTACATTCACTGATGCAGACGATTTATCCAGAACAATTGGTGTTGGGGATATTGAAGAAGGGAAGTCTTACTTCGTCAATACATCGGCCTCTAATGGGTTTGTGAACTACACAATGAAAGACATCATTAGAATTAAGTCGGTAGCACCTATTTTAACTTTCGAAATTTTAGGAAGAATGGGAAGTGGGATCAACTTAGCAGCGGAAAAAACAAGTGATGAGCATGTTTTGGATTCAGTTTTAACACTGAATAAAACGCTTTCAGTAAATGTTGACCACTACTTCTTATGCCCATCAAATAGAAAAGGTATTCCTTGTTACCAATGGACAATTTTTTCTGATGAATTAAAAACGAAAAACGAAAAAGAAGTGTCAGATTTATTAGACGCTATTATGTCTGAGCAAAATAAAGACTACTCTGATTGTAGAGAAGACTTCATTCTTGCAGAACCGATTGTTAAAATTGTTTCACCGATCCACTTAAAAGACTACTTCAATGCTAATAAAGACCGCGGCCAGTTTAAAATGAAAACTGTTTTCTCTTGCCCGGAAACATTCACTGAGTTTATCGCACAGGCCTTTCCTGCTCTTTTAGGAAACGTTTAA
- a CDS encoding ribonucleoside-diphosphate reductase subunit alpha, producing MYVITRSGEREPIKFDKITERIEQLCFDLDRSFIDPMKIAKKVIEGIYDGITTGELDQLAAETAAYLSTQHPQYATLAGRIAVSNLHKETRGCFSENIKAMFNYHNPITGEYSPLVSSDLYEAVMKNAEILDKSVVDKRDFNYDYFGFKTLEKSYLLKMNGKIVERPGQMLMRVSLGIHLNDIESALKTYNLMSEKYFTHASPTLFNSGTNKAQLSSCFLLTMKDDSIEGIYDTLRQTALISQSAGGIGLAVHNVRAKGTFIKGTNGTSNGIVPMLKVFNDTARYVDQGGGKRKGAFAIYLEPWHADIFDFLEMKKNTGKDEQRGRDLFYALWIPDLFMKRVEEDGMWSLFCPHEAPGLPDCSGKKFEELYTSYEARGLAKKTIRAQDLWFAVLESQIETGSPYMLYKDAANEKSNQKNLGTIKSSNLCTEILEYTAPDEVAVCNLASVALNRFVDKAGSTPFYDHKKLYDVVYQMTVNLNRIIDINYYPVPEARNSNMRHRPIGLGVQGLADAFFEMRLPFESKEALKLNNDIFETIYFAAVTASKDLAAKFGPYETYKGSPVSEGILQFDMWGVKPTSGNWDWTALKSEIALYGVRNSLLVAPMPTASTSQILGNNECFEPITSNIYVRRVLSGEFAVVNRFLVNDLIKLGLWDDKMRNEIIANNGSVQNVNSIPDEVKALYKTIWEIKQKSVIDMSAGRGPYIDQGQSLNVFMEDPNFGKLSSMHFYAWKAGLKTGMYYLRTRAAVNAVQFTVKNDAPVAKSTEEQMAAMVCSIDNPEDCVMCGS from the coding sequence ATGTACGTTATTACAAGAAGTGGCGAAAGAGAGCCAATTAAGTTCGACAAAATTACAGAAAGAATTGAACAACTATGCTTCGACCTAGATCGCAGCTTTATCGATCCGATGAAGATCGCTAAAAAAGTTATCGAAGGGATTTATGATGGAATCACGACTGGTGAGCTAGACCAACTTGCAGCTGAAACAGCGGCATACTTATCTACTCAACACCCTCAGTATGCTACCTTGGCGGGTAGAATTGCTGTGTCTAACCTTCATAAAGAAACTCGTGGATGTTTCTCTGAAAACATCAAAGCAATGTTCAACTACCATAACCCGATTACTGGTGAGTATTCACCACTAGTTTCTTCAGACCTATATGAAGCTGTTATGAAGAACGCTGAAATCCTAGATAAGTCTGTTGTTGATAAACGCGACTTTAACTACGATTACTTCGGATTCAAAACTCTTGAGAAGTCTTACCTTCTAAAGATGAACGGAAAAATCGTTGAGCGCCCGGGACAAATGTTAATGAGAGTTTCTCTAGGGATTCACTTAAACGACATCGAGTCTGCGCTTAAAACATACAACCTAATGTCTGAAAAATATTTCACACATGCGTCTCCTACTCTATTTAACTCTGGAACAAACAAAGCTCAGCTTTCGTCATGTTTCCTGTTAACTATGAAAGACGACTCGATCGAAGGTATCTACGATACTCTTAGACAAACGGCCCTGATTTCTCAATCAGCTGGTGGTATTGGTCTAGCGGTTCACAATGTTCGTGCAAAAGGAACTTTCATCAAAGGAACTAACGGGACTTCAAACGGTATCGTTCCAATGCTAAAAGTTTTCAACGATACAGCTAGATACGTTGATCAAGGTGGAGGAAAGAGAAAAGGTGCTTTCGCTATTTATCTTGAGCCTTGGCATGCTGATATTTTCGACTTCCTAGAAATGAAAAAGAACACAGGTAAAGACGAGCAAAGAGGAAGAGATTTATTCTACGCTCTATGGATCCCGGATCTTTTCATGAAGCGTGTTGAAGAAGATGGAATGTGGTCACTATTTTGCCCACACGAAGCTCCAGGACTTCCAGATTGCTCTGGGAAAAAGTTCGAAGAACTTTATACTTCTTACGAAGCTCGTGGACTTGCAAAGAAAACTATCCGCGCACAAGACCTTTGGTTTGCTGTTCTTGAATCGCAAATTGAAACTGGTTCGCCGTACATGCTTTACAAAGATGCAGCTAACGAAAAATCTAACCAGAAAAACCTGGGAACGATTAAGTCATCTAACCTTTGTACAGAAATCCTTGAGTACACAGCTCCAGATGAAGTAGCTGTTTGTAACCTTGCTTCAGTAGCACTTAACAGATTCGTAGATAAAGCGGGATCAACTCCGTTCTACGATCACAAGAAACTATACGATGTTGTTTATCAAATGACGGTTAACTTAAACCGCATTATCGATATCAACTACTACCCGGTTCCAGAAGCTCGTAACTCGAACATGAGACACAGACCAATTGGTCTAGGTGTTCAAGGACTAGCGGATGCATTCTTTGAAATGAGACTTCCTTTCGAATCGAAAGAAGCGCTTAAATTAAACAATGACATCTTCGAGACTATTTACTTTGCAGCTGTTACAGCTTCAAAAGATCTAGCAGCGAAATTTGGCCCTTACGAAACTTATAAAGGATCTCCAGTATCAGAAGGTATTTTACAATTTGATATGTGGGGCGTGAAACCAACTTCAGGAAACTGGGATTGGACGGCACTAAAATCTGAGATCGCTCTTTACGGAGTAAGAAACTCACTTCTAGTAGCTCCAATGCCTACGGCATCGACATCTCAAATTCTTGGGAACAACGAGTGTTTCGAGCCGATCACTTCAAACATTTATGTTAGACGTGTACTGAGTGGAGAGTTCGCTGTTGTTAACCGCTTCCTGGTAAACGATCTGATTAAGCTTGGTCTGTGGGATGATAAGATGAGAAACGAAATCATTGCTAACAATGGTTCGGTTCAAAACGTAAACTCAATTCCAGACGAAGTTAAAGCTCTATACAAAACGATTTGGGAAATTAAGCAAAAGTCTGTTATCGACATGTCAGCAGGTCGCGGTCCATACATCGATCAAGGGCAGTCGCTTAACGTATTTATGGAAGATCCTAACTTCGGAAAACTGTCTTCAATGCACTTTTATGCATGGAAAGCAGGACTTAAGACGGGGATGTATTACTTAAGAACTCGTGCAGCTGTTAACGCTGTTCAGTTCACAGTTAAGAATGATGCTCCAGTTGCTAAGTCTACTGAAGAGCAAATGGCAGCAATGGTTTGTTCAATCGACAATCCAGAAGACTGTGTAATGTGTGGGTCTTAA